A window of Mixophyes fleayi isolate aMixFle1 chromosome 10, aMixFle1.hap1, whole genome shotgun sequence contains these coding sequences:
- the LOC142103899 gene encoding carboxymethylenebutenolidase homolog isoform X2, with protein sequence MVHSAGGCCKSSCSCAAGSHWWRKRFPMANEAQPCACELGDQLDYKGLGKEVQIEHIQAYVSRPETSTDKAIIVVQDIYGWELPNTRYIADLLASQGYTAVVADFFVGKEPWKPTNDRATLFSWLETRPANNTYKEVDVLLKYLKEQCNAKNIGVIGFCWGGIVTHYLMLKYPELKAGVAFYGIVREECDKYGLLNPTLFIFGDNDPIIPLEQVSLLDEKLKEHSKADYKVKVFPKQTHGFAHRKKEDINPEDKPYILEARRDMLEWLRKYVN encoded by the exons atggtacacagtgctgGAGGCTGCTGCaaatcttcctgttcctgtgcagCTGGAAGTCACtggtggagaaaaag ATTCCCAATGGCAAACGAAGCACAACCGTGCGCTTGCGAGTTAGGAGACCAGCTTGATTACAAAGGGCTTGGAAAAGAGGTACAGATTGAACACATACAAGCATATGTCTCCAGACCAGAAACTAGCACTGATAAAGCCATAATTGTGGTACAAGATATCTACGGATGGGAACTCCCAAACACAAGATATATTGCTGACCTACTTGCTTCTCAAGGATACAC TGCTGTCGTTGCTGATTTTTTCGTGGGTAAGGAACCATGGAAACCAACCAATGATCGTGCGACATTATTTAGCTGGCTTGAAACTCGTCCAGCAAATAACACCTACAA AGAAGTTGATGTTCTGCTGAAATATTTAAAGGAACAATGTAATGCAAAGAACATTGGAGTTATTGGCTTTTGCTGGGGTGGAATTGTAACCCATTATCTAATGCTGAAATATCCTGAGCTGAAAGCTGGCGTGGCTTTCTATG GTATAGTCCGTGAAGAATGTGACAAGTATGGTTTGCTAAACCCCACATTGTTCATTTTTGGTGATAATGATCCAATTATACCACTTGAGCAG GTTTCATTACTGGATGAAAAACTTAAAGAGCACTCAAAGGCTGACTATAAAGTCAAAGTGTTTCCAAAGCAAACCCATGGTTTTGCCCATAGGAAGAAGGAAGATATAAATCCTGAGGATAAACCATACATTCTAGAAGCACGGAGAGACATGCTCGAGTGGCTCAGGAAATATGTTAACTAA
- the LOC142103899 gene encoding carboxymethylenebutenolidase homolog isoform X1, translated as MSPTRHLHLREENTQTTSHCDPKSFIKYLRFPMANEAQPCACELGDQLDYKGLGKEVQIEHIQAYVSRPETSTDKAIIVVQDIYGWELPNTRYIADLLASQGYTAVVADFFVGKEPWKPTNDRATLFSWLETRPANNTYKEVDVLLKYLKEQCNAKNIGVIGFCWGGIVTHYLMLKYPELKAGVAFYGIVREECDKYGLLNPTLFIFGDNDPIIPLEQVSLLDEKLKEHSKADYKVKVFPKQTHGFAHRKKEDINPEDKPYILEARRDMLEWLRKYVN; from the exons ATGAGTCCCACTCGTCATCTGCATTTAAGGGAAGAGAACACACAGACAACTTCACACTGTGATCCCAAATCATTCATCAAATATTTGAG ATTCCCAATGGCAAACGAAGCACAACCGTGCGCTTGCGAGTTAGGAGACCAGCTTGATTACAAAGGGCTTGGAAAAGAGGTACAGATTGAACACATACAAGCATATGTCTCCAGACCAGAAACTAGCACTGATAAAGCCATAATTGTGGTACAAGATATCTACGGATGGGAACTCCCAAACACAAGATATATTGCTGACCTACTTGCTTCTCAAGGATACAC TGCTGTCGTTGCTGATTTTTTCGTGGGTAAGGAACCATGGAAACCAACCAATGATCGTGCGACATTATTTAGCTGGCTTGAAACTCGTCCAGCAAATAACACCTACAA AGAAGTTGATGTTCTGCTGAAATATTTAAAGGAACAATGTAATGCAAAGAACATTGGAGTTATTGGCTTTTGCTGGGGTGGAATTGTAACCCATTATCTAATGCTGAAATATCCTGAGCTGAAAGCTGGCGTGGCTTTCTATG GTATAGTCCGTGAAGAATGTGACAAGTATGGTTTGCTAAACCCCACATTGTTCATTTTTGGTGATAATGATCCAATTATACCACTTGAGCAG GTTTCATTACTGGATGAAAAACTTAAAGAGCACTCAAAGGCTGACTATAAAGTCAAAGTGTTTCCAAAGCAAACCCATGGTTTTGCCCATAGGAAGAAGGAAGATATAAATCCTGAGGATAAACCATACATTCTAGAAGCACGGAGAGACATGCTCGAGTGGCTCAGGAAATATGTTAACTAA
- the LOC142103899 gene encoding carboxymethylenebutenolidase homolog isoform X3, giving the protein MRFPMANEAQPCACELGDQLDYKGLGKEVQIEHIQAYVSRPETSTDKAIIVVQDIYGWELPNTRYIADLLASQGYTAVVADFFVGKEPWKPTNDRATLFSWLETRPANNTYKEVDVLLKYLKEQCNAKNIGVIGFCWGGIVTHYLMLKYPELKAGVAFYGIVREECDKYGLLNPTLFIFGDNDPIIPLEQVSLLDEKLKEHSKADYKVKVFPKQTHGFAHRKKEDINPEDKPYILEARRDMLEWLRKYVN; this is encoded by the exons ATTCCCAATGGCAAACGAAGCACAACCGTGCGCTTGCGAGTTAGGAGACCAGCTTGATTACAAAGGGCTTGGAAAAGAGGTACAGATTGAACACATACAAGCATATGTCTCCAGACCAGAAACTAGCACTGATAAAGCCATAATTGTGGTACAAGATATCTACGGATGGGAACTCCCAAACACAAGATATATTGCTGACCTACTTGCTTCTCAAGGATACAC TGCTGTCGTTGCTGATTTTTTCGTGGGTAAGGAACCATGGAAACCAACCAATGATCGTGCGACATTATTTAGCTGGCTTGAAACTCGTCCAGCAAATAACACCTACAA AGAAGTTGATGTTCTGCTGAAATATTTAAAGGAACAATGTAATGCAAAGAACATTGGAGTTATTGGCTTTTGCTGGGGTGGAATTGTAACCCATTATCTAATGCTGAAATATCCTGAGCTGAAAGCTGGCGTGGCTTTCTATG GTATAGTCCGTGAAGAATGTGACAAGTATGGTTTGCTAAACCCCACATTGTTCATTTTTGGTGATAATGATCCAATTATACCACTTGAGCAG GTTTCATTACTGGATGAAAAACTTAAAGAGCACTCAAAGGCTGACTATAAAGTCAAAGTGTTTCCAAAGCAAACCCATGGTTTTGCCCATAGGAAGAAGGAAGATATAAATCCTGAGGATAAACCATACATTCTAGAAGCACGGAGAGACATGCTCGAGTGGCTCAGGAAATATGTTAACTAA